CAGGGCACGACGCCGTTTCACAGGAACTGCGCGACAGGCTTCTTCCCGCCGTCCGTGAATTGGCCTCCCGTTACGACGAGCAACGGGTGCTTCGTGAAGGACTGGCCCTGGTGTTGGCCGGAAAACCCAACGTGGGGAAATCTTCGCTCCTCAACGCCCTGGTCGGACGAGACCGCGCCATCGTGACCCCCATCCCCGGAACCACGCGGGACATCATCGAGGACACCTTCGTCATCCAAGGGATATGCGTTCGCGTCCTGGACACGGCGGGCGTTCGAAGCGGAGCCGACACCATCGAGTCCTGCGGCATTGAGCGCACGCTTCGTTCCGTCGAAGAAGCGGACCTGGTGATCTGGCTCATCGACACCAGCCGCCCCCTCTCTTGCGACGACGACCTGATCGCGGCCCACGTCATCCGCAGGCCTCACCTGGTGATCCTCAACAAGGCCGATCTCCCGCAGGTTATTGGGCGAAAGGACGTTTTCGACCGGTACCCGGGGGTCGAGCACGCGGTGAGTCTTTCCGTGCTTCGACCTGACGATATCCAGCAACTGCGGGAAACCATCCGCACCCGGTTTCTTCGGGACGCTCAGCTTTCGGCCTGTCCGGCCTTCATTCCCAACCTTCGCCAGAAGCGGGCCCTGGATGAGGCCGCATCCGCCCTGGAGCGAGCCGCCCGCCTCATCGCAAACGGCGACTTCCTGGAACTGGTGGCCGCGGAAGTCCGCACCGCACGAACCGCCCTGGAAACCATTGTCGGCATCGGGGCCCCCGAGGACCTCCTGGACGAGGTGTTTTCCAAATTCTGCATCGGAAAGTAGGGGAAGGAGCCCAGCCGCACATGAATCCCATTGCCCACCGGCCGCCCTTCCCGGAAGACGCTTTCGTCCGGCGCCTTCTCTCCGCCGCGGAAACCGCGGGGATCC
This is a stretch of genomic DNA from Desulfoglaeba alkanexedens ALDC. It encodes these proteins:
- the mnmE gene encoding tRNA uridine-5-carboxymethylaminomethyl(34) synthesis GTPase MnmE, translating into MDGFPFSETICAVATPIGEAGIGIVKISGPDALTSLRRIFRARTVADAFASHRLHLGWIVDPSTDQRLDEVLVSYMKAPRSYTGEDVVEINCHSGYAILDRILRLVLAQGVRLAEPGEFTRRAFMNGRLDLSQAEAVVELIRSRSEQELAIAGRQLRGELSETVHAWRRRLLNIEASLEAFLDFPEELEEEEGSSGHDAVSQELRDRLLPAVRELASRYDEQRVLREGLALVLAGKPNVGKSSLLNALVGRDRAIVTPIPGTTRDIIEDTFVIQGICVRVLDTAGVRSGADTIESCGIERTLRSVEEADLVIWLIDTSRPLSCDDDLIAAHVIRRPHLVILNKADLPQVIGRKDVFDRYPGVEHAVSLSVLRPDDIQQLRETIRTRFLRDAQLSACPAFIPNLRQKRALDEAASALERAARLIANGDFLELVAAEVRTARTALETIVGIGAPEDLLDEVFSKFCIGK